A genomic segment from Planctomycetia bacterium encodes:
- a CDS encoding UPF0175 family protein — protein sequence MTVTVHISENTEAAFQRAFGNNLDRVALESMCIEGYRAGKLSLGEVAAALGFETTITALEWLGHRGVSLNYSLEDFEADRENLSRVLGTNGA from the coding sequence ATGACAGTCACCGTCCACATTTCTGAGAACACCGAAGCCGCGTTTCAGCGGGCGTTTGGCAATAATCTTGATCGCGTCGCACTTGAGTCGATGTGCATTGAGGGTTACCGGGCCGGTAAACTGAGCTTGGGTGAAGTCGCGGCCGCACTCGGGTTCGAAACGACCATCACCGCACTGGAATGGCTGGGCCATCGCGGCGTATCGCTCAACTATTCGCTTGAGGATTTCGAGGCCGACAGGGAGAATCTCTCCCGTGTCCTTGGAACGAACGGCGCATGA
- the atpH gene encoding ATP synthase F1 subunit delta: MPNNAKNHERIDTGEQQVGVMYARSLIGATEAAGQSEAILAEFDSFIEDVLDKLPQFDSLLSTALVSAEEKAALLDRALKSQASTLFLNFLKVTANHGRLNCLRAIRRAAHEVYDKLRGRIPVVVRSATPLDAASEKQLTERLRGMLRGEPQLVREVDPELIGGLVIRVGDTVYDGSVARHLEQLRLQMIDRSVHEIQSRRDRFSHSA; the protein is encoded by the coding sequence ATGCCTAACAACGCCAAGAACCACGAACGCATCGACACCGGCGAACAGCAGGTGGGCGTCATGTACGCGCGTTCGTTGATCGGTGCGACGGAAGCGGCGGGGCAATCCGAGGCGATCCTGGCCGAGTTCGATTCCTTCATCGAGGACGTGCTGGACAAGCTGCCGCAGTTCGATTCCTTGCTCTCCACGGCGCTCGTGTCGGCGGAAGAAAAGGCGGCGCTCTTGGATCGGGCTCTTAAGAGCCAGGCCTCGACGCTGTTCCTGAACTTCCTCAAGGTCACCGCCAATCACGGTCGGTTGAATTGCCTGCGGGCGATTCGCCGGGCCGCGCACGAAGTCTATGACAAGTTACGCGGACGTATCCCCGTGGTCGTCCGATCCGCGACGCCGCTCGACGCGGCCAGCGAAAAACAACTCACCGAACGCCTCCGCGGGATGTTGCGAGGAGAACCTCAATTGGTCCGGGAAGTCGACCCGGAACTGATTGGCGGCCTTGTGATCCGCGTGGGAGATACCGTTTACGACGGCTCGGTTGCCCGGCATCTGGAGCAACTGCGCCTGCAGATGATCGACAGGAGCGTGCATGAAATTCAGAGCCGACGAGATCGCTTCAGTCATTCAGCGTGA
- the atpC gene encoding ATP synthase F1 subunit epsilon, with amino-acid sequence MPQLKCIVVTPEQTVEDLPADFVALPLYDGELGVAPGHTPMIGRLGYGELRIVNAGQTTRYYVDGGFVEFADNIVSVLTNNAVPAKKLDAGKAQTQLEAAKSRPANTPELLAIRERDQQRARAQLRVARK; translated from the coding sequence ATGCCCCAGCTTAAATGCATCGTCGTGACGCCGGAACAGACCGTTGAGGATCTGCCGGCTGATTTTGTGGCGCTGCCGTTGTACGACGGCGAGCTGGGAGTTGCGCCGGGCCATACCCCGATGATCGGGCGCCTGGGCTACGGCGAATTGCGGATCGTCAACGCCGGACAAACGACGCGCTACTACGTTGACGGCGGTTTCGTCGAATTCGCGGACAACATCGTCTCGGTACTCACCAACAACGCGGTGCCCGCCAAGAAACTCGACGCCGGCAAAGCGCAAACGCAACTGGAAGCCGCCAAATCTCGGCCCGCCAACACGCCGGAACTGTTGGCCATTCGCGAACGTGATCAGCAACGGGCGCGGGCGCAGCTTCGCGTGGCGCGGAAGTAG
- the atpD gene encoding F0F1 ATP synthase subunit beta, whose amino-acid sequence MSTATAQNYGRITQVIGSTFDVEFDDNQLPAIYNAVKVQGEHKGVSVNLTGEVQQHLGGGRVRVVALGSTDGLVRGQKCLDTGGPIKVPVGKATLGRVFNLVGEPIDNRGPVAADEYWPIHRDAPAVTELSTKTEVFETGIKVIDLLTPFVRGGKAGLFGGAGLGKTVILTELIARIASAHGGSSVFAGVGERTREGTDLWLEMQEAKIGDTGRSVIEQTCMVFGQMNEPPGARLRVALSALTMAEYFRDTTGTDTLLFVDNIFRFSQAGSEVSALLGRMPSAVGYQPTLATEMGALQERIASTSKGAITSVQAVYVPADDPTDPAPATAFGQLDAFLYLERSISEKGIYPAVDPLASSSRILDPQYVGARHYAIARRVQRTLQRYRQLQDIIAILGIDELSEEDKLVVSRARRMERFLSQPFLVAEVFTGKPGEITPLADTIRSFEEIADGKWDHLPEQAFMYVGAIEQAEEQAKKMAAKK is encoded by the coding sequence ATGTCCACCGCTACTGCACAGAACTACGGTCGCATCACGCAGGTTATCGGGTCGACGTTTGACGTCGAGTTCGATGACAATCAATTGCCGGCGATTTACAACGCCGTGAAGGTTCAAGGCGAGCACAAAGGGGTGAGCGTCAATCTCACCGGCGAGGTGCAGCAGCATCTCGGCGGCGGGCGCGTCCGCGTCGTGGCCCTCGGCTCCACCGACGGTCTGGTGCGCGGCCAGAAGTGCCTCGACACCGGCGGCCCGATCAAAGTGCCGGTCGGCAAGGCGACGCTCGGCCGCGTGTTCAACCTCGTGGGCGAACCGATCGACAACCGCGGCCCGGTGGCGGCCGACGAGTATTGGCCGATCCATCGCGACGCCCCGGCCGTGACCGAGCTCTCCACGAAGACCGAAGTGTTCGAGACCGGCATCAAGGTCATCGACCTGCTCACGCCGTTCGTCCGCGGCGGTAAGGCCGGGTTGTTCGGCGGGGCCGGCCTCGGCAAGACGGTCATTCTCACCGAGTTGATCGCCCGTATCGCCAGTGCGCACGGCGGTTCGTCGGTGTTCGCCGGCGTCGGCGAGCGGACCCGCGAAGGAACGGACCTCTGGCTCGAAATGCAGGAAGCCAAGATCGGCGATACCGGCCGCAGCGTTATCGAGCAAACGTGCATGGTGTTCGGCCAGATGAACGAGCCGCCCGGCGCGCGTCTCCGCGTGGCGCTGTCGGCGTTGACGATGGCCGAATACTTCCGCGACACGACCGGCACCGACACGCTGTTGTTCGTCGACAACATCTTTCGCTTCTCGCAAGCGGGCAGCGAAGTGTCCGCCCTCCTCGGACGTATGCCGAGCGCCGTGGGTTATCAGCCGACGCTGGCCACGGAGATGGGCGCGTTGCAGGAACGCATCGCATCGACGTCGAAGGGCGCCATCACCTCGGTGCAAGCCGTGTACGTGCCGGCCGACGATCCGACCGATCCCGCTCCGGCCACGGCCTTCGGCCAGTTGGACGCGTTCCTTTATCTGGAACGCTCTATCTCCGAAAAGGGCATTTACCCCGCGGTCGATCCGCTGGCCTCGTCGAGCCGCATTCTCGATCCGCAATACGTGGGCGCCCGGCATTACGCCATCGCGCGCCGCGTGCAGCGGACGTTGCAACGCTACCGCCAGTTGCAAGACATCATCGCGATTCTCGGTATCGACGAGTTGAGCGAGGAAGACAAATTGGTCGTCTCCCGCGCCCGCCGCATGGAGCGGTTCCTCTCGCAGCCGTTCCTCGTGGCCGAGGTGTTCACGGGCAAGCCGGGCGAAATCACGCCGCTGGCCGACACGATCCGCAGCTTCGAGGAAATCGCCGACGGCAAGTGGGACCACCTCCCCGAACAAGCCTTCATGTACGTCGGCGCGATTGAGCAAGCCGAAGAGCAGGCGAAGAAGATGGCGGCGAAGAAGTAG
- the atpA gene encoding F0F1 ATP synthase subunit alpha has protein sequence MKFRADEIASVIQREIEQYQSEIDVREVGRVLEVGDGIARIYGLSNVMASEMVEFPNGTIGQAFNLEENSVGVIILGDYLQIAEGDEVKSTGRLLSVPVGDALIGRVVDPLGNPMDGKGPIVTSDRRPVEFMAPGIAGRQPVKEPMQTGIKAIDAMTPVGRGQRELVIGDRKTGKTAIGIDAIINQKNSGVKCFYVAIGQKESTVANVIEALRAAGAMDYTTVIVSGASSPAPLQYVAPYAGTAMAEYFMYNGGHCLIVYDDLSKQAVAYRQLSLLMRRPPGREAFPGDVFYCHSRLLERSAKLSDELGGGSLTSLPIIETLEGEVSAYIPTNVISITDGQIYLQPDLFFAGIRPAMNAGISVSRVGGNAQIKAMKKVAGGLRLDLASFRELEAFAQLGTDLDAATQSRLDRGYRMVELLKQGQYVPMDVFDQVLSIYAGTRGHLDKIPLDKCAEWESGFLTFIKEQRPDVRAKLVETKDISDDLAKQFEEAIAVYQKQFASKYDEVQGVPATAGKA, from the coding sequence ATGAAATTCAGAGCCGACGAGATCGCTTCAGTCATTCAGCGTGAGATCGAGCAGTACCAATCCGAGATCGACGTCCGTGAAGTCGGGCGCGTTCTGGAAGTGGGCGACGGCATCGCGCGCATTTATGGACTGTCGAACGTGATGGCCAGCGAGATGGTCGAGTTCCCCAACGGGACGATCGGGCAGGCCTTCAATTTGGAAGAAAACTCGGTAGGCGTGATCATTCTTGGCGATTACCTGCAAATCGCCGAGGGTGACGAAGTCAAAAGCACGGGCCGCCTATTGAGCGTGCCGGTGGGCGATGCGCTGATCGGGCGCGTCGTCGATCCCCTCGGCAATCCGATGGACGGCAAAGGTCCGATCGTCACGTCCGATCGCCGCCCGGTGGAATTCATGGCGCCCGGCATCGCCGGACGTCAGCCGGTGAAAGAGCCGATGCAGACCGGCATCAAGGCGATCGACGCGATGACGCCCGTTGGTCGCGGTCAGCGCGAACTGGTAATCGGCGACCGCAAGACCGGCAAGACGGCGATCGGCATCGACGCCATCATCAATCAGAAAAACTCCGGCGTGAAGTGCTTCTACGTCGCGATCGGTCAAAAGGAATCGACTGTCGCGAACGTGATCGAAGCCCTCCGCGCCGCCGGCGCCATGGACTACACGACGGTGATTGTGTCGGGCGCCAGTTCGCCGGCGCCGTTGCAATATGTCGCGCCGTACGCGGGCACCGCCATGGCCGAGTACTTCATGTACAACGGCGGCCACTGCCTGATCGTCTATGACGATCTGTCGAAGCAAGCCGTCGCGTATCGCCAACTTTCGCTGTTGATGCGACGTCCGCCCGGTCGCGAGGCCTTCCCGGGCGACGTGTTCTACTGCCACAGCCGACTGCTAGAGCGCTCCGCCAAATTGAGCGACGAGCTCGGCGGCGGCTCGTTGACTTCATTGCCGATCATCGAAACGCTGGAAGGCGAAGTCTCCGCGTACATTCCCACGAACGTGATCTCGATCACGGACGGGCAGATCTACCTGCAACCGGACTTGTTCTTCGCCGGCATCCGCCCGGCCATGAACGCCGGTATTTCAGTCTCTCGCGTCGGCGGCAACGCTCAGATCAAGGCGATGAAAAAGGTCGCTGGCGGTTTGCGATTGGACTTAGCATCCTTCCGCGAGTTAGAAGCCTTCGCCCAACTCGGCACCGACCTCGACGCGGCCACGCAATCGCGGCTCGATCGCGGCTACCGCATGGTCGAACTGCTCAAGCAGGGCCAATACGTGCCGATGGACGTGTTCGATCAAGTCCTCAGCATCTACGCCGGCACCCGCGGGCACTTGGACAAGATTCCGCTGGACAAATGCGCCGAATGGGAGTCGGGCTTCCTCACCTTCATCAAGGAACAACGCCCCGACGTCCGCGCGAAGCTGGTGGAAACAAAAGACATTTCCGACGACCTGGCCAAGCAATTCGAGGAAGCCATCGCCGTCTACCAAAAACAATTCGCCAGCAAATACGACGAGGTCCAAGGCGTCCCGGCGACGGCAGGGAAGGCCTAG
- a CDS encoding DUF4870 domain-containing protein produces the protein MFCHLSSLAGYVVPFGNLLGPLVVWLVSREKHPFIDDQGKESLNFQITLTLLLLISGILVCVGIGIVLLIVAAVYGFVMPIVAAVKSNKGELYRYPATLRLIT, from the coding sequence ATGTTTTGCCATCTCTCGTCGCTGGCCGGGTATGTGGTCCCGTTCGGCAACCTGCTGGGCCCGTTGGTGGTGTGGTTGGTGAGCCGCGAAAAGCATCCGTTCATTGACGATCAAGGTAAGGAGTCGCTCAACTTCCAAATCACGCTGACGCTGCTGCTGTTGATCTCCGGGATCCTGGTGTGCGTCGGCATTGGCATCGTCCTGTTGATCGTGGCGGCCGTGTACGGCTTCGTCATGCCGATCGTCGCGGCGGTGAAATCCAACAAGGGCGAGCTCTACCGATACCCAGCCACCCTGCGGCTGATTACTTGA
- the atpF gene encoding F0F1 ATP synthase subunit B, with product MFARFVGAMLAVALVVALPASVLAQGAEAEVATEGEVQHAEPAAAHDAHAGAHEHIGEVGVNKQPEEFKSDLAIYSFVVFLILLAILTKFAWKPINAALEEREHKIAEHIAAAERQNAEAKQLLGEYDRKLAAAQDQVRAILDDARKDAEHAQQELLAKARLDAQTEMDRAKREIDTAKGQALKELAERSTDLAIGLASQIVRKELQQVDHAKLVQEAIAKLPSGDASRN from the coding sequence ATGTTCGCTCGATTTGTCGGCGCAATGTTGGCCGTGGCTCTCGTCGTCGCGCTGCCAGCGTCCGTCTTGGCGCAGGGCGCGGAGGCGGAAGTGGCCACGGAAGGCGAAGTGCAACACGCCGAACCGGCGGCGGCGCACGATGCTCACGCCGGCGCGCACGAGCATATCGGCGAAGTCGGCGTCAACAAGCAGCCGGAGGAGTTCAAGTCGGACTTGGCGATTTACTCCTTCGTGGTGTTCTTGATTCTCTTGGCGATCCTCACCAAGTTCGCCTGGAAGCCGATTAACGCGGCGCTGGAAGAACGCGAGCACAAGATCGCCGAGCATATCGCCGCCGCCGAACGGCAAAACGCGGAAGCCAAACAATTGCTTGGGGAGTACGACCGCAAACTTGCCGCGGCGCAGGATCAGGTGCGGGCGATCTTGGATGACGCCCGCAAGGACGCTGAGCATGCCCAGCAGGAGTTGCTGGCCAAGGCTCGGTTAGACGCGCAGACGGAAATGGATCGGGCGAAGCGCGAGATCGATACCGCGAAAGGCCAAGCTCTCAAGGAACTGGCCGAGCGGAGCACCGATCTGGCGATCGGCCTGGCCAGCCAGATCGTGCGGAAGGAATTGCAGCAAGTCGATCACGCCAAGCTTGTGCAAGAAGCAATCGCCAAGCTGCCCAGCGGAGACGCTAGCAGAAACTAA
- the atpE gene encoding ATP synthase F0 subunit C, translating to MGDRFVIKFVRIMALMAVVTLSLVTPALAQDPVTPTTPAAAGWTLINLSAAFGVGLVVIGAASGIGKLASAALESMARQPEVAGNIQTAMIIAAALIEGFTFFALYICMTAV from the coding sequence ATGGGAGATCGATTCGTGATCAAGTTTGTGCGGATCATGGCCTTGATGGCCGTCGTGACACTGTCGTTGGTGACGCCCGCGTTGGCGCAGGATCCAGTCACTCCGACGACGCCGGCCGCTGCTGGCTGGACGTTGATTAACCTGAGCGCCGCGTTCGGCGTGGGACTCGTCGTGATTGGCGCCGCCTCGGGCATCGGCAAGTTGGCTTCGGCGGCGTTGGAGAGCATGGCTCGTCAGCCCGAAGTGGCCGGCAACATTCAAACGGCCATGATCATCGCGGCCGCTTTGATCGAAGGCTTCACGTTCTTCGCGCTGTATATCTGCATGACCGCCGTCTAG